The Pan troglodytes isolate AG18354 chromosome 1, NHGRI_mPanTro3-v2.0_pri, whole genome shotgun sequence genome includes a region encoding these proteins:
- the LOC469572 gene encoding lymphotactin — translation MLSRTSAMRLLILALLGICCLTAYIVEGVGSEVSDKRTCVSLTTQRLPVSRIKTYTITEGSLRAVIFITKRGLKVCADPQATWVRDVVRSMDRKSNTRNNMIQTKPTGTQQSTNTAVTLTG, via the exons CTCAGCAGGACCTCAGCCATGAGACTTCTCATCCTGGCCCTCCTTGGCATCTGCTGTCTCACTGCATACATTGTGGAAG GTGTAGGGAGTGAAGTCTCAGATAAGAGGACCTGTGTGAGCCTCACTACCCAGCGACTGCCAGTTAGCAGAATCAAGACCTACACCATCACGGAAGGCTCCTTGAGAGCAGTAAT TTTTATTACCAAACGTGGCCTAAAAGTCTGTGCTGATCCACAAGCCACGTGGGTGAGAGACGTGGTCAGGAGCATGGACAGGAAATCCAACACCAGAAATAACATGATCCAGACCAAGCCAACAGGAACCCAGCAATCGACCAATACAGCTGTGACCCTGACTGGCTAG